The Mytilus edulis chromosome 5, xbMytEdul2.2, whole genome shotgun sequence genomic interval tcaatttttgttatttcaagaaAGCAACATAGAAATAAAGTGTGAAacgcatatttttaaattatatatatacactgtGTAAATCTATATTGATAAAATGCTAAGGTCTGATATAACTAAAATAGGATCATCAATGTTACCCCTGAACAGCAATAGTAAATGCTAGTTTGGAATTTTGTATTGATATAGAAGTGACAACACTTCTCTGTTGTTCATTGAAGGAAATGTAGGACCAATGGAAAGTGTAATAATACCTACTGCTATATTTATGGCTTTCAGTATCCTTGTCATTTTTGgacaaaacaaacattaaaatcaaacaattttgAAGTTGGTTGGTTTCAATCGATTTTCATTTAGATAAATCTGTTtaatctttgtaaatattttttcataacatAATTTGATGAATTGTAAGTAATTACAAACCACTTTTCTATCTGTGCTCTGTTTTGATATAGCTCTTAGTTGTAGATCTAACACTGTTGGGTCGGACTGTTTAGCACAGGGTTCATCTAAAACTGTCAGTCCTAATGTGTCTGGTTTACTGTCTGGACGAATGATCTGttcaataaaatgacaaaaacatacaaaaaaatggACACTATTATTACTTCAAATTTAGCAATTTATACtttataaataattcatcatATTCATCattatacatatattcatatcaaaTATCTTTCATTCTcatttatggtattaaacatctGGTTTTTAATCTCTccagtcattttttttctctctaaataCTCATAAAGCCTAAGCCAGGACCTGTATCTCAAACTTGGCAGATAACACAAACTTATTCCAAgtcaatgtttaaaataatttcaaacagGAATGTAAAATGAATTATTCAGACAAGGAGTGGTTTAATTTAAATCATTGGGTCACATACGATTGTTTAAAAGTTGGCAAACACAAAAGACTGAAACCTAGTCACTGAATCTAACCCTTTATGATATATCATACAACCATGGACAGAAAATGTCTGTCTACACTACATTTATCATGAACATCTATACAAGTTACTTTTTCTCAATTTAAATATAAACTGTAGTTTTCTGTGTGATATATTATACTCTAAATGTAACAAATTGGCGTCTAGACCGATGTCAGGGTCTTCAATTCAGATCAGTGAAAGACATGGCAAACAGTGAAGATACTGTATGAGATAAATCTCACACTAGACAATCATACCGTTATATTGAATTATATAGTTTGACTTACAATTCATTAGGTGTTTCTGGTAACACCCTTTTCAAAATCAGGATCGGCAggtatttttggttttttttacacattggAGAGcgattttaaaaatacaataatatgcAATTCAGCAACTGAAAACACTGAAATTCCAGATATTTTCAAAGAATTTCACTGATGCCAAAAAAATTTAGGGTTGAGGGGCACAAACTAGGGTCGGTCAGGTTATCagaaacacatattttttttaaggccTAATGTGCTTTAATATGTtagtttctttttcttattttgtgtTTGAAATGAGCTAACACTACTTACTTTTACAAATGCATCAATATCACCAACTGCAGGTATAAAATCTGGTATAAATGGCTTCAGCTTATTTTCTAATTCAATAGACTGAGGTGTGTACCTGTAAATGATAGAAATATAGTAACTGTTAAATAGATTCAATAAAATAATAGTTCCAACCATTCATAAAACATAAACCAGTGCATTTTTGCACAATACAACCTAGAGGTAATCCCTTGCAGAAAAGTTCAATTATGAATAAATAGTTAGATGTAGTAGAAATAAATCCTTGTTAGATACCGGTACTCTGTGAAATCAAAGTGATTGTAAGCACTGGAGGGTAAAGATTGCATTActttatcagtgggaagtaaaatcaaatattgcatTGTCAATAAAGCATTGATAGTAGCTGATTCAACTACAATTCTggataatgggagataactctgattTTTAACGATGACTTTAACAATGATTTAGAACAGGTATAACATCCCTGCACTTTGCAAAAGTTTTGTAATATTCTGGACAGGTCTAGCATGGTTTTGTGATTTTAATATCTGGGCATATCTTTACATTAATAAATATCTGTAAATCTTTATGGATAGGAGGTTAAGAATGTTTATGATGAATGCACTATATTTCTCAAAAGAATTGATTAAACTTAGAAGATTTATGAATCAAGTCAGTACCAaagggttttgattgcatttcaagCAATCTTTACCCAAGAATAAAAGATCTTAAGAGTCTCTTAAGAAATTTGAAGAAAACCAGTTTACCTTGTGATATATTGGAATAATTCTTTGATCTCCGGTGATACAGGTAAATTTTCATAGTCCCCTGGATCATAAGCTCTGAAAAACAAATGTGAGACttaataaaatgataaatgatcttaAAATGTGGTTTTATCAGCTAACAAAGCAGTCAACAATGTAGCCTTTTGGTCAGTACTTTACTGAAACCCTAAGATCTGAGATCACAATTTCTAGTGAAGAAATAGATTGTAGATGAACGACTGAACTAAAAGCTGTACTGAACATTACAAAGTTCCTGCTATGATATTGCTTTATATAACACAAGAaactttgtacattttatttaatatctgaaaccagtaaatgtttaatacaAATTATTTACACTGCAGAATAATTATAAATTTGACAACCACTAAATCTCACCCTTCTAATGGTACATgttcatcatcatcatcctcaTCATCGTCGTCATCATCTTCCTCAGTAGTTTCAGATCCTGTTTCCTCATCCTCTGAATTAAACTGTCCATCAGACTTGACCGGCATCATATTTCCACCCCTGGGAGGTTGGTCCAAAGACTGTAGTTGTTGTTGTTGCATTCTCTGTTGATGCTGCTGTTGGAACTGTTGAGCTTCTTGTTGCATGTGCTGTTGCTATAGAAATGAAGAACAAACAATTATGACAATTAATGAATTGAATTACTGTCTTAAAAAAAGGATTATAAAATACAGGCTACATGGACATCATAAATGTTTGAATAGTCACAAGAGGTCataaattattacaaataatcgtaaaaattaatgtagtaaaaaaaaaggtataacCAAATCTCTATGTTACTTTAATACAGTTGTACTTTAACACATAGTttaccaaataaaaataaattcagtaaGGATACCTTTGTAAACAATGCAAGGACAAAGAGGTATAATATATTACAAATATCATTATGTCAATTCCGATAGTGCAAAAACATAACTGACCATTTGAGCTTTGATTACCAAATACTAAAACAGCATTAGCTAGCTTTACAAAGAAAGTTATAAATTAcacaattattacaaaaaaaaaaataaaaaaaaaaaaaaaaattacacaataTTCATATTTACCTGTGCTAACTGTTCATCATATTCTTCATCCTCTTCGGAGTTCTCTGCACTTATCATGCCTTCTGGTGGGGTGGATCCAGCACTTTTAATTTTGTCAACTAAATAAAAAAGAGCAAAGGTCGACtaaattcatgtacatgtaccattacACACAACATACCAACTATAAGTTCTATTCATCTCATTTTACCAACCCATTTGGTCCATTACATGATTAATTTTGACAGACTGTGCAAAAAGATGAAAGGAAAAGAGCAACGATGTTTGTaatgaactaaaatatataaTTCCTGTTGCCAGAATCAGTCAAACAAGGGATAAAACAAGTTCTGTTCATTCTTACCTACAACAAATTGTATGGAtcataatgaaaaacaaaatacaaacaaattggAATTTTTTAATGTCTGATTtttgtttcattaattttttttctgtgactttGGCGGAACTTAACAAAATGAAAACTTAAgcatcatcaatattttttttaaatctataaccCAGATTCTTAACTTGTATAAAGCAACAACAGGTATGCATATAATATGAAATCATTTTCTCAATCAggcataaaaatgataaaatacaattatttcctTGCAATATCACAAATTTTGAGTATCATTATTTGTAAGTATCTAAAGACTAATAACCAGACTGGTGAAactatcaaatattttttaaaatcaacattctattatatttgaaattttgacacatttaaaaaatatattaaaatatataactaGGTTACTAGTTTCCACAATCTATCTATACTAAAAATATACTTCTATATTGCATTAAGAAACAAATATTCATTAAATTgtgaatatacatgtaatgtGTTTAACATGAAAGGGCTCACACTCCTTAACATAAACATCCCTCTTCAATTGTTCAAgtcaaaattatataaacaaaaacttactttgaagaaaacaaacattGTATTCTATAAAAAATGtgttatatttacattataaTACAATGATGTTGATATTCAATAGGGTGAATATTACTATTACTATGTAATATAATTACTGATGACTAAGGATCTATTGTTGTGGGTACCTATTCACATGGATACTCAATTCCATGTTTTGGACAAATTCTGTATACAAGCAcataaaaaaatggtgttttgatgaacattttaattcATTGTTCACCTAGTATGTGCCTAACCATTGCACACAAAcaaaagcaattaaaataaagaagaTGAAAATGTTTAATATACCTGTATGACTTCAAAATAAGTGTATATATATGTGAACTTTCTAGCAAAAGCAAATCATTCATATTTTCAAAATCTTCAATAACGATAAAAAATGTACTACTATTCAATTATTGTCTTCCCTTACACTATTTCTctgatgtttttctgtatacaGTGACCTTAACTATGAGACTTCTCATTAGTAATTTGGCCACCGCACACCACAAGTGCCAGGGGGAAACTGTGATGAAAGTATGTAAAATGTAATCAAAAGTGCATTGAAGGTAAGAAGTTATAAATGATTCTAAAAGAAtaaaagaacaaattaaatacaccaaatcatttaaaaatcctTTAATAACTGTTGAGGAAAAGTTTAGTTAACAAATGGGtaggaataaaaaaaatgatcatgGTTCTATCAATTCAATTATATTTCACATGCTCTGTGTTGAAATTCAATGATAGGTCAATCTAGGAAACTTCATCAACAAACTTAAAGTTGACTAGCGTGTGATCAACAAGCACtgaatgaaatattatttgtcgataataaataatagattcctaataaatgtaaaaaaaacatgcatacaaGTCTTAGTTTAGTTTATAATTATGCATGCAATGGATCTATAATTTCTCAAATGACTTGAAGCTGTTATTTAagatgagttatttcccttagcaGCAAGACATAACTGGTTCCTCACAATGGAGAGTCCAGGAATAACAATTGTTAATACTAGTCTGGTTTGTACATGATATTGTATCAATTTCATGTCATTTATGTTTCCAAAACTCTAATGATACGTATATATAAACTGCAGTCAAATTTCTGAAGGTTCTTATCATATTCTtgcaattgtaaaaaaattatatacataaatatctaGTAATTGGTTGATGTGTGTACATGGGAGAAAACTATCCTGATCTAATCCGTTAGGGctgcatttcatttttaatcagcTCGAAACATCATATATGTTTAAAGGGGAATAATCCTTACATAAATTTATTGTCTCCCATATTACTTTCTCTTCCATGCATCCATCTCGTGCATGCAATAACTGTTCAGTGTTCTATTGTGATGTATTTTATCTTATTAGATCATTGTTATAACACAAATCATTGTAATCAATGTATGAAATTTAACCCTGCAAGAGTCCATAATTGGATAATTaaagtattcttattcttataccTTCTTTTGATCTACTTAAAGAAAAAGACTGGCTGATACAAAGTAAACTtatgtttgcatttttttataaacatgatgtacattttgtagtgaattttacaatgaaatttatttaatacatattCCTGTGCTGAT includes:
- the LOC139524763 gene encoding intraflagellar transport protein 46 homolog isoform X2, with the translated sequence MEDDYDEERENAKHFQNQPYDEALEVPDGEEVASTYSPTPRVHHPSGIDRLGRPVDKIKSAGSTPPEGMISAENSEEDEEYDEQLAQQQHMQQEAQQFQQQHQQRMQQQQLQSLDQPPRGGNMMPVKSDGQFNSEDEETGSETTEEDDDDDDEDDDDEHVPLEGAYDPGDYENLPVSPEIKELFQYITRYTPQSIELENKLKPFIPDFIPAVGDIDAFVKIIRPDSKPDTLGLTVLDEPCAKQSDPTVLDLQLRAISKQSTDRKVVVKSLESAERNPKAIDNWIESIRDLHRTKPPPNVHYSKNMPDIDLLMQEWPPEFEELLKEVGLPTADLDCDLSEYVEIVCSILDIPIYKGSSQHNSKIQALHVLFTLYSEFKNSQHFRALADENKLDNALKDDDYGGGGGMGGEQLIL
- the LOC139524763 gene encoding intraflagellar transport protein 46 homolog isoform X3, which codes for MEDDYDEERENAKHFQNQPYDEALEVPDGEEVASTYSPTPRVHHPSVDKIKSAGSTPPEGMISAENSEEDEEYDEQLAQQQHMQQEAQQFQQQHQQRMQQQQLQSLDQPPRGGNMMPVKSDGQFNSEDEETGSETTEEDDDDDDEDDDDEHVPLEGAYDPGDYENLPVSPEIKELFQYITRYTPQSIELENKLKPFIPDFIPAVGDIDAFVKIIRPDSKPDTLGLTVLDEPCAKQSDPTVLDLQLRAISKQSTDRKVVVKSLESAERNPKAIDNWIESIRDLHRTKPPPNVHYSKNMPDIDLLMQEWPPEFEELLKEVGLPTADLDCDLSEYVEIVCSILDIPIYKGSSQHNSKIQALHVLFTLYSEFKNSQHFRALADENKLDNALKDDDYGGGGGMGGEQLIL
- the LOC139524763 gene encoding intraflagellar transport protein 46 homolog isoform X4, which gives rise to MISAENSEEDEEYDEQLAQQQHMQQEAQQFQQQHQQRMQQQQLQSLDQPPRGGNMMPVKSDGQFNSEDEETGSETTEEDDDDDDEDDDDEHVPLEGAYDPGDYENLPVSPEIKELFQYITRYTPQSIELENKLKPFIPDFIPAVGDIDAFVKIIRPDSKPDTLGLTVLDEPCAKQSDPTVLDLQLRAISKQSTDRKVVVKSLESAERNPKAIDNWIESIRDLHRTKPPPNVHYSKNMPDIDLLMQEWPPEFEELLKEVGLPTADLDCDLSEYVEIVCSILDIPIYKGSSQHNSKIQALHVLFTLYSEFKNSQHFRALADENKLDNALKDDDYGGGGGMGGEQLIL